The following proteins come from a genomic window of Pyxidicoccus sp. MSG2:
- a CDS encoding DUF2254 domain-containing protein: MRGRAVANRLGESLLPIPGIMVLGAILLEVALARVDRSLEPDTLPRILRLSPEASIQLLSTIAGATITTVGVVFSLIVVSMQLASGQFSPRVLHTFFRERMGKVVVGLLTAVFTYCVLALRALPEDLGSKESTVPHLTVDVAVLLTLVSVLALVMYLHRISLRQYVGGIIASITEETLRRVDALSRAGRARREKEPPDVSGLGPPLVVSARDNGWVQQVSIPGVLAAVPPGSVLRLETRVGAFLARGIPLATLWPHPEREETVARALQAAVVVGDRRTTYQDVDFGLRQLTDIALRSLSPAVNDPTTAIEVVLRLASILRPLLLAELPPQVLVVENGSTLLRPWDLDHAEYVRHAFDQFRLYAAPHPQVAVALVRTLRMLWEAVEGLDRPEARTELERQLALTLQGCEHASLLPADLETVREAAARAQNPLQRSEHGPTLPQLH, from the coding sequence ATGCGTGGCCGGGCCGTCGCAAACCGGCTCGGAGAGAGCCTGCTCCCCATCCCCGGCATCATGGTGCTGGGGGCCATCCTCCTGGAGGTCGCCCTCGCGCGGGTGGACCGCTCGCTGGAGCCGGACACGCTGCCCCGCATCCTGCGGCTGTCTCCCGAGGCGAGCATCCAACTGCTGAGCACCATCGCGGGTGCCACCATCACCACGGTGGGCGTGGTGTTCTCGCTCATCGTCGTGTCCATGCAGCTGGCCAGCGGACAGTTCTCCCCGCGCGTGCTGCACACCTTCTTCCGCGAGCGCATGGGCAAGGTGGTGGTGGGCCTGCTCACCGCCGTCTTCACGTACTGCGTGCTCGCGCTCAGGGCGCTGCCGGAGGACCTCGGCTCGAAGGAGTCGACGGTGCCGCACCTCACCGTCGACGTCGCGGTGCTGCTCACCCTGGTGAGCGTCCTGGCGCTGGTGATGTACCTGCACCGCATCTCCCTGCGGCAGTACGTGGGCGGCATCATCGCCTCCATCACCGAGGAGACGCTCCGGCGCGTGGACGCGTTGTCCCGAGCGGGGCGCGCGCGCCGCGAGAAGGAGCCTCCGGACGTGTCCGGGCTCGGGCCGCCGCTGGTGGTGAGCGCGCGGGACAACGGGTGGGTGCAGCAGGTGAGCATCCCGGGGGTGCTCGCGGCGGTGCCTCCGGGCAGCGTGCTGCGGCTGGAGACTCGCGTTGGCGCCTTCCTCGCGCGCGGAATCCCGCTGGCCACCCTCTGGCCCCATCCCGAGAGGGAGGAGACGGTGGCGCGCGCGCTCCAGGCAGCGGTGGTGGTGGGCGACCGCCGGACGACGTACCAGGACGTGGACTTCGGACTGCGGCAGCTCACGGACATCGCGCTGCGCTCGCTGTCCCCGGCGGTGAACGACCCCACCACCGCCATCGAGGTGGTGCTGCGCCTGGCGTCCATCCTCCGTCCGCTGCTGCTCGCCGAGCTGCCTCCGCAGGTGCTCGTGGTGGAGAACGGCTCCACGCTGCTGCGGCCCTGGGATCTGGACCATGCGGAGTACGTGCGCCACGCGTTCGACCAGTTCCGCCTCTATGCGGCACCCCACCCGCAGGTGGCGGTGGCGCTCGTGCGCACCCTGCGGATGCTCTGGGAGGCGGTGGAGGGCCTGGACCGCCCCGAGGCGCGGACGGAGCTGGAGCGGCAGCTCGCGCTGACGCTTCAGGGCTGTGAGCACGCGAGCCTCCTGCCCGCGGACCTGGAGACGGTGCGCGAGGCGGCGGCCCGCGCGCAGAATCCCCTGCAACGGTCCGAGCACGGGCCCACGCTTCCGCAACTGCACTGA
- a CDS encoding glycoside hydrolase family 31 protein, whose amino-acid sequence MRIEDLVVEPARLRLWGPRAALEVTCPLPGVLRLRHAPTASTTGFLHPELPNKRSWAVVSQGGLQPLEVTRREGRVRVRAEGMALDVATDRGTWSFQDAEGRELARSTRVAGETKAGYPMSTHRSWLTLHAPPGETYLGFGEKVGPLNKRGMHFTFWNTDVMPHHPDTDPLYQSIPFFVGLRGGVAWGLFLDETWRTEVDVALADGETLAWECWGPELDCYLFAGPGPMDVVRSYTALTGRMPLPPLWSLGAQQSRWGYENARDVQGVIQGYRARDLPLDCVYLDIDYMDTYKVWTWDRTRFPDPAALVREAAAEGVRVVTIIDPALKQEPGWSVYEEARTRDYLVRYDRGDVLVGEVWPRPAVFPDLTRDEVQRWWGGLHRDFVALGVAGFWNDMNEPSCFAVQPDVGLFTISNERAEGVGTVEGKTLPYDARHGDRRHLEVHNVYAIGMAKGAWEAVREMRPEARPFLLTRAGSAGIQRYAAVWTGDNSSHWTQLETSIPMLVGLGMSGVPFTGVDIPGFIGMPGGELLVRWMQTGTFYPLMRNHAGKGTQPQEPWRFGEPYLSLARDALKRRYRLLPTLYTLMHEASVTGLPVLRPLVMHVPGDTEAVAAFDQFLFGEDLLVAPVVRPGHSKRLAYLPQGSWLEWPGLERPGAIHEGGRHIIAEGPLDTVPVWLRAGGAVTLTRPAKHTTTANWEELEWHLHAAPEVYGRLYEDVGDGYEESRLTVVEGRLGEGAFKLTRRVEGKLPLARAEETLRVYGLPYVSGVRGALSFRFERGVLEMRVTADWAEVTVDT is encoded by the coding sequence ATGCGCATCGAAGACCTGGTCGTCGAGCCCGCCCGCCTGCGGCTGTGGGGACCTCGAGCCGCCCTGGAAGTCACGTGTCCCCTCCCGGGCGTGCTGCGACTCCGTCACGCGCCGACCGCTTCCACCACCGGCTTCCTGCATCCGGAACTCCCGAACAAGCGCTCGTGGGCCGTGGTGTCCCAGGGCGGGCTCCAGCCGCTGGAGGTGACGCGCAGGGAGGGCCGGGTGCGCGTGCGCGCGGAGGGCATGGCGCTGGACGTGGCGACGGACCGTGGCACGTGGAGCTTCCAGGACGCGGAGGGGCGTGAACTGGCGCGCAGCACGCGCGTGGCGGGCGAGACGAAGGCCGGCTACCCGATGAGCACGCACCGCTCGTGGCTGACACTGCACGCGCCCCCGGGGGAGACCTACCTGGGCTTCGGCGAGAAGGTGGGCCCGCTGAACAAGCGCGGCATGCACTTCACGTTCTGGAACACGGATGTGATGCCGCATCACCCGGACACGGACCCGCTCTATCAGTCCATCCCCTTCTTCGTGGGCCTGCGCGGCGGCGTGGCCTGGGGCCTGTTCCTGGACGAGACATGGCGCACCGAGGTGGACGTGGCGCTGGCGGACGGCGAGACGCTGGCCTGGGAGTGCTGGGGGCCGGAGCTGGACTGCTACCTCTTCGCGGGCCCCGGGCCGATGGACGTGGTGCGAAGCTACACGGCGCTCACCGGCCGCATGCCACTGCCGCCGCTGTGGAGCCTGGGCGCGCAGCAGAGCCGCTGGGGCTATGAGAATGCGCGAGACGTGCAGGGCGTCATCCAGGGCTACCGCGCGCGGGATCTCCCGCTCGACTGCGTGTACCTCGATATCGACTACATGGACACGTACAAGGTCTGGACGTGGGACCGGACGCGCTTCCCGGACCCGGCGGCGCTCGTGCGTGAGGCCGCGGCCGAGGGCGTGCGCGTGGTCACCATCATCGACCCGGCGCTGAAGCAGGAGCCGGGGTGGTCCGTGTACGAGGAGGCCCGGACGCGCGACTACCTGGTGCGCTACGACCGGGGCGACGTGCTGGTAGGCGAGGTGTGGCCGCGCCCCGCCGTCTTCCCGGACCTGACGCGCGACGAGGTGCAGCGCTGGTGGGGCGGCCTGCACCGCGACTTCGTGGCGCTGGGCGTGGCCGGCTTCTGGAACGACATGAACGAGCCGTCCTGCTTCGCGGTGCAGCCGGACGTGGGCCTCTTCACCATCTCCAACGAGCGCGCCGAGGGCGTGGGCACGGTGGAGGGCAAGACGCTCCCGTACGACGCGCGGCACGGAGACCGGCGGCACCTGGAGGTGCACAACGTCTACGCCATCGGCATGGCGAAGGGGGCCTGGGAGGCGGTGCGGGAAATGCGGCCGGAAGCGCGGCCCTTCCTGCTGACGCGCGCGGGCTCGGCGGGCATCCAGCGCTATGCGGCGGTGTGGACGGGGGACAACTCCAGTCACTGGACGCAGTTGGAGACATCCATTCCCATGCTGGTGGGGCTCGGCATGTCGGGCGTGCCCTTCACCGGCGTGGACATCCCCGGCTTCATCGGGATGCCTGGCGGCGAGTTGCTCGTGCGGTGGATGCAGACGGGCACCTTCTACCCGCTGATGCGCAACCATGCGGGCAAGGGCACGCAGCCACAGGAGCCGTGGCGCTTCGGTGAGCCGTACCTGTCCCTGGCCCGTGACGCGCTGAAGCGGCGCTACCGGCTGCTGCCCACGCTCTACACGCTGATGCACGAAGCGTCCGTGACGGGCCTGCCCGTGCTGCGTCCGCTGGTGATGCACGTGCCCGGGGACACGGAGGCGGTGGCTGCATTCGACCAGTTCCTCTTCGGAGAGGATTTGCTGGTGGCGCCGGTGGTGCGGCCCGGGCACTCGAAGCGGCTGGCGTACCTGCCACAGGGTTCGTGGCTGGAGTGGCCGGGACTGGAGCGGCCGGGGGCGATTCACGAGGGCGGCCGGCACATCATCGCGGAGGGGCCGCTGGACACGGTGCCGGTGTGGCTGCGCGCGGGCGGCGCGGTGACGCTGACGCGGCCTGCGAAGCACACCACCACGGCCAACTGGGAGGAGCTGGAGTGGCACCTGCACGCGGCGCCGGAGGTGTACGGCCGGCTCTATGAAGACGTGGGGGACGGGTACGAGGAGTCGCGGCTCACGGTGGTGGAGGGGCGGCTGGGGGAAGGTGCGTTCAAGCTGACGCGGCGGGTGGAGGGGAAGCTGCCGCTGGCCCGCGCGGAGGAGACGCTTCGCGTGTACGGGCTGCCCTATGTGAGCGGGGTGAGGGGCGCGCTGTCGTTCCGGTTCGAACGCGGCGTGCTGGAGATGCGCGTGACCGCGGACTGGGCGGAGGTGACAGTCGACACGTGA
- a CDS encoding serine/threonine-protein kinase, producing MSEEKDPTAPPDGIDATVLAPKRPDLAEATGDAELFAGRYTMLGLVGRGGMGAVYRVRDTLVGDVVALKVLELGPTPAPEWLERFRREVRLARRISHTHVARTFDLGEHTGRLFLTMEYVEGENLQALLERERALAPARAARIVLALCEGLAAAHAAGVVHRDLKPANVLVEAGGRVVLTDFGIARAVAGEAASHTQGLVGTPLYMSPEQLESGEVDARADLYAVGLVLYQLLTGEPPFTGESAMAVAFARLRQPPPDPRLRAPVPDALAALVLACLAREPSERPGGALVVAAALRDWLTSVGEPVEVTATPLPGAATSTGRALPPVTPPTRHTPRTLLRAVEQALAVLPLRFVGPRELESLGDGVTDSLIDLLSRTRGLRVQSSGATARFRQERDPRVAGRELGVGLLVDGTLQGMGRTVRATLRLVEGASGTQLWSGRLDETGDDVFALQDRLAQRMAEALRNELLLLPYRDTVPEEALALYRQVLSRQSHVPRGPSDDLIGPLEQVLSLAPDFPPAVALHAVSSLRAWFLRVSDKERDWEAVARASLERALRVAPELVETQLARAILATHEGRWRDSVVALRGALDQAPTFAPALASLGNLQCEAGRAGEGMERLKLAYALDPALVVALLEVARCSALRGDPEGYRASLARLQTQPLLGLATLTLRMRVAAWSGDLDEVRRCRTLLADELDPVAHHAANYCSVVLGDVEPGAMMVQMDALLSRRVSPRFASMLCQLATEQLCLRGEAEPALRYLQRAADMALIDLEWLDRCPALTPLRALPGFTEARRKVRTRIEAIWSA from the coding sequence TTGTCCGAGGAGAAAGACCCCACCGCGCCGCCAGACGGCATCGATGCAACAGTGCTCGCTCCGAAGCGGCCCGACTTGGCGGAGGCGACTGGAGACGCGGAGCTGTTCGCCGGGCGCTACACGATGCTGGGTCTCGTGGGCCGGGGCGGCATGGGCGCCGTGTACCGTGTGCGGGACACGCTGGTGGGCGACGTGGTGGCGCTGAAGGTGCTGGAGCTGGGCCCCACCCCGGCGCCGGAGTGGCTGGAGCGCTTCCGCCGCGAGGTCCGCCTCGCCCGTCGCATCTCGCACACCCACGTGGCGCGGACCTTCGACCTGGGCGAGCACACCGGGCGCCTCTTCCTGACGATGGAGTACGTGGAGGGTGAGAATCTCCAGGCGCTGCTGGAGCGCGAGCGCGCCCTCGCGCCAGCGCGGGCCGCGCGCATCGTGCTGGCGCTCTGCGAAGGCCTGGCCGCGGCGCACGCCGCGGGCGTCGTGCACCGGGACCTCAAGCCGGCCAACGTGTTGGTGGAGGCCGGAGGCCGGGTGGTGCTCACCGACTTCGGCATCGCCCGGGCGGTGGCGGGCGAAGCGGCCTCGCACACGCAGGGCCTGGTGGGCACGCCCCTCTACATGTCGCCGGAGCAGCTCGAGAGCGGCGAGGTGGATGCGCGCGCGGACCTGTACGCCGTGGGGCTGGTGCTCTACCAGTTGCTCACCGGCGAGCCGCCCTTCACCGGGGAGTCGGCCATGGCCGTGGCCTTCGCCCGGCTGCGACAGCCCCCTCCGGACCCGCGCCTGCGCGCCCCGGTGCCGGACGCGCTCGCGGCGCTCGTCCTCGCCTGTCTCGCCCGTGAGCCCTCGGAGCGGCCCGGTGGGGCGCTCGTGGTGGCGGCGGCGCTGCGGGACTGGCTCACCTCCGTGGGTGAGCCCGTGGAGGTGACGGCCACGCCCCTTCCCGGCGCCGCCACGTCCACGGGAAGGGCGCTGCCGCCCGTGACGCCACCGACGCGCCATACGCCGCGCACCCTGCTGCGAGCGGTGGAGCAGGCGCTGGCGGTGCTGCCGCTGCGCTTCGTGGGGCCCCGCGAGCTGGAGTCGCTGGGGGACGGCGTGACGGACTCGCTCATCGACCTGCTGTCGCGCACGCGCGGGCTGCGGGTGCAGAGCAGCGGCGCGACGGCTCGCTTCCGCCAGGAGCGAGACCCGCGGGTGGCGGGGCGCGAGCTGGGCGTGGGGCTGCTGGTGGACGGAACGCTGCAGGGCATGGGCCGGACGGTGCGCGCCACGCTGCGGCTGGTGGAGGGCGCGTCCGGCACCCAGCTCTGGAGCGGCCGGCTCGACGAGACGGGCGACGACGTCTTCGCCCTCCAGGACCGGCTGGCGCAGCGGATGGCGGAGGCGCTGCGCAACGAGCTGCTCCTGCTGCCCTATCGCGACACCGTCCCCGAGGAGGCGCTGGCGCTCTACCGGCAGGTGCTGTCCCGGCAGAGCCACGTGCCCCGGGGGCCGAGCGATGACCTCATCGGCCCGCTGGAGCAGGTCCTCTCCCTGGCGCCGGACTTCCCGCCCGCGGTGGCGCTGCACGCCGTGTCTTCCTTGAGGGCCTGGTTCCTCCGCGTGTCGGACAAGGAGCGCGACTGGGAGGCCGTGGCTCGGGCCAGCCTGGAGCGCGCCCTCCGCGTGGCGCCCGAGCTGGTGGAGACGCAGCTGGCGCGCGCCATCCTGGCCACGCACGAGGGCCGGTGGCGTGATTCCGTGGTGGCGCTGCGCGGCGCGCTGGACCAGGCACCCACCTTCGCACCGGCGCTGGCGAGCCTCGGCAACCTCCAGTGCGAGGCGGGCCGGGCCGGCGAGGGGATGGAGCGGCTGAAGCTCGCGTATGCCCTGGACCCCGCGCTCGTCGTCGCCCTGCTGGAAGTGGCCCGCTGCAGCGCGCTGCGTGGGGACCCGGAGGGGTACCGCGCATCCCTGGCGCGGCTGCAGACGCAGCCTCTGCTGGGGCTGGCCACGCTCACCCTGCGCATGCGCGTGGCCGCGTGGAGTGGAGACCTCGACGAGGTCCGGCGGTGCAGGACGCTGCTGGCGGACGAGCTGGACCCGGTGGCGCACCATGCGGCCAACTACTGCTCCGTCGTGCTGGGGGACGTGGAGCCCGGCGCCATGATGGTCCAGATGGACGCGCTCCTGTCGCGCCGGGTGAGCCCGCGCTTCGCGTCGATGCTCTGCCAGCTCGCCACCGAGCAGCTCTGCCTGCGGGGCGAGGCCGAGCCCGCGCTGCGCTACCTCCAGCGAGCGGCGGACATGGCGCTCATCGACCTGGAGTGGCTGGACCGCTGCCCGGCGCTCACTCCGCTGCGGGCCTTGCCCGGCTTCACCGAGGCCCGCCGCAAGGTGCGCACCCGCATCGAGGCCATCTGGTCCGCGTGA
- a CDS encoding AHH domain-containing protein, with amino-acid sequence MPPRWSILLLLVMLAGCSSATRAVRLDTGRGKLITFTPRSDDAEPVELDEDDFEEAVTKLGRDVPRSAQPRSDARRLFWSPANDAYAGARGSLGLVSVGSGQDSYNNHLPLAEAWRPEADSELTHAYGRWCERTQRTRDCLHLLEDGPSLGDEARRTLALQFAMGSVMNETQDALGKMVDPVAVRNTLITAMAVYLGLWLLPEPVSKGVAATLTVCLIAYLGVDTVWNLIAGWRQLAEEVAVATTFDELRTAGEKYGKVMGENAARVFVMLATAAIGSTAGLATKAPGLPGSVQAVRLGEVQGGFRFTAIAEVGSVAVPAEGAVTITLAPGALAMAAQGTSAGSTAPVDAEGPWHHIASDKFSTSTNNGGPWTPRYQEIFDRAGMSLDDAANQVRVPGHKGPHPREYHEEVYERLDEATSSCKSVEHCREALTKILGVLAREISKQGTRLNRLVTRTE; translated from the coding sequence ATGCCGCCACGATGGTCGATTCTCCTATTGCTCGTGATGCTGGCCGGATGCAGTAGCGCAACAAGGGCGGTGCGTCTGGACACAGGCCGGGGCAAGCTCATCACCTTCACCCCACGCTCCGATGACGCTGAACCGGTGGAGTTGGACGAAGACGACTTCGAAGAGGCCGTGACGAAGTTGGGCCGAGATGTGCCCCGGTCCGCGCAGCCTCGGTCCGACGCTCGTCGGCTGTTCTGGTCCCCTGCGAATGATGCCTACGCAGGCGCACGAGGGAGCCTCGGCCTCGTGTCTGTTGGCTCGGGGCAGGACTCGTACAACAACCATCTCCCACTCGCCGAGGCATGGAGGCCGGAGGCGGATTCAGAACTCACGCACGCCTACGGCCGCTGGTGCGAGCGGACGCAACGCACCCGAGACTGCCTGCATCTGCTGGAGGACGGCCCCTCTCTTGGCGACGAGGCCAGGCGCACCCTGGCCCTCCAGTTCGCCATGGGCTCGGTCATGAACGAGACCCAGGATGCGCTGGGAAAGATGGTGGATCCGGTAGCGGTGCGGAACACCCTCATCACGGCCATGGCCGTGTACCTCGGCCTCTGGTTGCTGCCCGAGCCGGTGAGCAAGGGCGTGGCCGCCACCCTGACGGTGTGCCTCATCGCCTACTTGGGGGTGGACACCGTTTGGAACCTGATCGCAGGGTGGCGGCAACTTGCCGAGGAGGTAGCGGTCGCCACGACCTTCGATGAGCTACGCACGGCTGGCGAAAAGTACGGCAAGGTCATGGGCGAGAACGCGGCGCGTGTCTTCGTCATGCTCGCGACCGCCGCCATCGGGAGCACCGCGGGGCTGGCGACCAAGGCACCGGGGCTTCCGGGTTCGGTACAGGCGGTGCGGCTGGGCGAGGTCCAAGGGGGCTTCCGGTTCACGGCGATCGCGGAAGTGGGCTCGGTGGCTGTCCCCGCCGAGGGAGCCGTCACCATCACGCTCGCTCCTGGTGCGCTGGCCATGGCAGCACAAGGGACGAGCGCCGGTAGCACGGCCCCGGTGGACGCGGAAGGCCCCTGGCACCACATCGCCTCCGACAAGTTCAGTACGTCCACCAACAACGGAGGGCCATGGACCCCAAGGTACCAGGAGATCTTCGACCGGGCGGGCATGTCGCTCGACGATGCGGCGAACCAAGTCCGCGTCCCAGGCCACAAGGGGCCACACCCGAGGGAGTACCATGAGGAGGTCTACGAGCGGCTGGACGAAGCAACATCGAGCTGCAAGAGCGTCGAGCATTGCCGGGAGGCACTGACGAAGATCCTCGGTGTGTTGGCGCGCGAGATCTCGAAGCAGGGGACCAGGCTCAATCGGCTGGTGACCCGAACCGAATGA
- a CDS encoding imm11 family protein: protein MPKRFFKLTDDVYLSGRWELGHPLDQEGRKLDDPWQFRIGQQSHWDERIRIPVKISGKPLDYSHAAFSIPVVHARVASLFTEVAPDDVQFIPVEIDSQPAQHFILNATRLVKCIDDAACEEVRYWTPEDGMPEKVGTYSSVSGMRIDPAKVGGAKVFRTWGWTVALTVSEEIKEVLERASITGAKFTDVTGPGAVNGP from the coding sequence ATGCCGAAGCGGTTCTTCAAATTGACCGATGATGTGTACCTCTCCGGCCGATGGGAGCTGGGGCATCCTCTCGATCAGGAGGGCCGGAAGCTCGATGACCCGTGGCAGTTCAGGATCGGGCAACAGTCTCACTGGGACGAGCGCATCAGGATTCCCGTCAAGATCTCCGGCAAGCCGCTCGACTATTCCCACGCGGCATTCAGCATCCCCGTCGTCCACGCGAGGGTGGCGTCCCTCTTCACCGAGGTGGCACCCGACGACGTGCAGTTCATCCCGGTGGAGATCGACTCCCAGCCCGCTCAGCACTTCATCCTCAACGCCACCCGGCTCGTGAAGTGCATCGACGACGCTGCGTGCGAAGAGGTGCGTTACTGGACCCCGGAGGACGGGATGCCCGAGAAGGTGGGTACGTACTCCTCGGTGTCCGGGATGCGCATCGACCCGGCGAAGGTGGGAGGCGCCAAGGTGTTCCGCACCTGGGGCTGGACCGTGGCCTTGACCGTGTCCGAAGAGATCAAGGAGGTCCTGGAGCGCGCGAGCATCACCGGCGCGAAGTTCACGGACGTAACCGGCCCCGGTGCAGTCAATGGCCCCTGA
- a CDS encoding DUF1800 domain-containing protein, producing MTRRLALALTVLAAGCVPEEDPPGGPPAPPLAEARQAVEPLDTPSEENAIRFLEQATFGPRLALGATTPPIDSVEHVVDVGISEALTEQFNAPRSLLDGTSASTDLGSQFFVNAVTGQDQLRQRVAFALSQVLVASQTGIPEVMSTPESEPKLAMAGYLNLLSARSFGTFRQLLDAVTKDPAMGTFLDMANNKAFKTNGQPIEPNENYAREMLQLFSLGLHKLNEDGTVVLDNVTGAPKPAYTEAQVQAFAHALSGWTYGGAACPTVGKSNPASYAQPMIGCDVNHDSTSKVLLRNFATTDGGSATKHLKEALDNVVDDPNVPPFISKQLIQHLVTSNPSPAYVQRVVNVFKNNGSGERGDLRAVVRAILEDDEARGPQPPLAQYATFGHLRPPALFITTAVRWLNGQLDTTAGKDPGAKLNGWSRSMNQYVPRPPSVFSYYPPNTPAPGGNGLLGPEFAILDTATVTARANFVHELLYATATATAGVLIDLSALPTDPNDQVLWLDRYLLHDTMSSDLQLAVYNAVTDPRAGDLTRRKKLALFLTSLSPEFQIQR from the coding sequence ATGACCCGACGTCTCGCCCTCGCCCTCACCGTGCTCGCGGCTGGTTGCGTGCCGGAGGAGGACCCTCCTGGAGGTCCACCCGCCCCGCCCCTCGCGGAGGCGCGTCAGGCCGTCGAACCGCTCGACACGCCCTCCGAGGAGAACGCCATCCGCTTCCTGGAGCAGGCCACCTTCGGCCCGCGCCTGGCGCTCGGCGCGACCACTCCGCCCATCGACTCCGTGGAGCACGTGGTCGACGTCGGAATCTCCGAGGCCCTCACCGAGCAGTTCAACGCCCCGCGCTCGCTGCTCGACGGCACGAGCGCGAGCACGGACCTGGGCTCGCAGTTCTTCGTCAACGCCGTCACGGGACAGGACCAGCTCCGGCAGCGGGTGGCCTTCGCGCTGAGCCAGGTGCTGGTGGCCTCGCAGACGGGCATCCCCGAGGTCATGTCCACTCCCGAGTCGGAGCCGAAGCTGGCGATGGCGGGCTACCTCAACCTGCTCTCCGCGCGCTCCTTCGGCACCTTCCGCCAGTTGCTCGACGCCGTCACGAAGGACCCCGCCATGGGGACGTTCCTCGACATGGCGAACAACAAGGCCTTCAAGACGAACGGCCAGCCCATTGAACCGAACGAGAACTACGCGCGGGAGATGCTCCAGCTCTTCTCGCTCGGCCTGCACAAGCTGAACGAGGACGGCACGGTGGTGTTGGACAACGTCACGGGTGCGCCGAAGCCCGCGTACACCGAGGCCCAGGTCCAGGCCTTCGCCCACGCGCTCTCCGGCTGGACGTACGGCGGCGCCGCGTGCCCCACCGTCGGCAAGTCCAACCCGGCCAGCTATGCGCAGCCCATGATTGGCTGCGACGTGAACCATGACTCCACGTCGAAGGTGCTCCTGCGCAACTTCGCGACGACCGACGGGGGCAGTGCCACGAAGCACCTCAAGGAGGCGCTCGACAACGTCGTCGACGACCCCAACGTCCCGCCCTTCATCTCCAAGCAGCTCATCCAGCACCTCGTCACCAGCAACCCCAGCCCGGCGTACGTGCAGCGGGTGGTGAACGTCTTCAAGAACAATGGCAGCGGCGAGCGCGGAGATCTGCGCGCGGTGGTGCGCGCCATCCTGGAGGACGACGAGGCGCGCGGCCCGCAGCCGCCACTGGCGCAGTACGCGACTTTCGGACACCTCCGCCCGCCCGCGCTGTTCATCACCACCGCGGTCCGGTGGCTGAACGGGCAGCTCGACACGACGGCCGGCAAGGACCCGGGCGCGAAGCTCAACGGCTGGAGCCGCTCGATGAACCAGTACGTGCCCCGTCCGCCGTCGGTCTTCAGCTACTACCCGCCGAACACGCCCGCGCCCGGCGGCAACGGACTGCTCGGCCCCGAGTTCGCCATCCTCGACACGGCCACCGTCACGGCGCGCGCCAACTTCGTGCACGAGCTGCTCTACGCGACGGCGACGGCCACCGCGGGCGTCCTCATCGACCTGAGCGCGCTGCCCACGGACCCGAATGACCAGGTGCTCTGGCTGGACCGCTACCTGCTGCACGACACGATGTCGTCGGACCTCCAGCTCGCCGTCTACAACGCCGTCACCGACCCGCGCGCGGGCGACCTGACGCGCAGGAAGAAGCTGGCCCTCTTTCTCACGTCCCTCTCCCCCGAGTTCCAGATCCAGCGGTGA